The following are from one region of the Bradyrhizobium sediminis genome:
- a CDS encoding NADPH-dependent FMN reductase translates to MSVFTAPKAPTSPQPHHAPPMKIIAISGSLRAVSLNTAVLHAAGRLAPAGVEIEVYEGIGQLPFFNPDLDGERLPRQIADFRNIIGTADGLLISSPEYARGVAGVTKNALDWLVGSFEFPNKPVALINTSPRATHALAALTITLETMSARLVKDASITLPLLGTVNDADSIATNPRFADPLRSAIEIYVRALRAIAEEELHSEQFTK, encoded by the coding sequence TTGAGCGTTTTCACCGCGCCGAAAGCCCCAACCAGCCCGCAACCCCACCATGCACCACCGATGAAAATCATTGCGATTTCCGGCAGCCTTCGCGCTGTCTCCTTGAACACCGCGGTACTTCACGCCGCCGGCCGCCTCGCTCCTGCCGGCGTGGAAATTGAGGTTTATGAAGGAATCGGGCAGCTTCCCTTCTTCAATCCCGACCTCGATGGCGAACGCCTGCCCCGGCAGATCGCCGATTTTCGCAACATTATCGGAACAGCCGACGGACTCCTGATCTCCAGCCCCGAATACGCCCGTGGCGTTGCCGGGGTGACAAAGAATGCGCTCGATTGGCTGGTGGGCAGCTTTGAATTTCCGAACAAGCCGGTGGCGCTGATCAATACTTCGCCGCGAGCGACCCACGCGCTGGCAGCTCTGACGATCACGCTCGAGACGATGTCGGCGCGACTCGTCAAGGATGCGTCGATTACGCTGCCGTTGCTCGGCACGGTGAACGACGCGGATAGCATCGCGACGAATCCCAGGTTTGCCGACCCGCTGCGGAGCGCGATCGAGATCTATGTTCGTGCGCTCAGGGCCATCGCGGAAGAAGAATTGCACTCGGAGCAATTTACGAAATGA
- a CDS encoding glutathione S-transferase family protein yields the protein MTIELYTWNTPNGRKISVALEEMGLPYKVFPVNISKGEQMAPEFLAISPNNKIPAIVDPDGPGGKRVSVFESGAILLYLGEKTGKFLPVPLIDRIPVYEWLMWQMGGFGPMPGQVHHFIALENETDRAYGLKRFMAETRRLYGVLDRRLATNEFVAGPLSVADFAILGWAWRHPRHKVELKDFPNVERWYNALMARPAVKRGMEAKLD from the coding sequence ATGACCATCGAACTCTACACCTGGAACACGCCGAACGGCCGCAAGATCTCGGTCGCGCTGGAGGAGATGGGCCTGCCATACAAGGTGTTCCCGGTGAACATCAGCAAGGGCGAGCAGATGGCGCCGGAATTCCTCGCCATCAGTCCCAACAACAAGATTCCCGCGATCGTCGATCCCGACGGCCCCGGCGGCAAGCGGGTCAGCGTGTTCGAATCCGGCGCCATCCTGCTCTATCTCGGCGAGAAGACCGGCAAGTTCCTGCCCGTCCCCCTGATCGACCGCATCCCCGTCTATGAATGGCTGATGTGGCAGATGGGCGGCTTCGGGCCGATGCCGGGCCAGGTGCATCACTTCATCGCGCTGGAGAACGAGACGGACCGCGCCTATGGCCTGAAGCGCTTCATGGCGGAGACGCGAAGGCTTTACGGCGTGCTGGACCGCCGCCTGGCAACCAACGAATTCGTCGCCGGACCCTTGTCGGTCGCCGACTTCGCCATTCTCGGCTGGGCTTGGCGCCACCCGCGCCACAAGGTGGAGCTGAAGGATTTTCCGAATGTCGAGCGCTGGTACAACGCCCTGATGGCGCGGCCGGCGGTCAAGCGCGGCATGGAGGCGAAGCTGGATTGA
- a CDS encoding DUF2865 domain-containing protein yields the protein MMLVAAAALAGSLALAPRVASAEGLFDFFFGGAQRPQRQAPPQANFFADPFGQNQQPAPAPRVASGSGPAFCVRSCDGKYFPLMRGNTSPVQMCQAFCPASPTKVFFGSSIDGASSATGERYADSENAFAYRKALRADCTCNGRNPAGLAPVDLTLDNSLRSGDVIATTSGLVAYSGVRLGADQTAEFIPVASYPGLTADVRARLGEIKVAPVTAEMIATSAPEASRDVALPATSVPKTVSTRDKRAEAN from the coding sequence ATGATGCTTGTTGCCGCCGCCGCGCTCGCAGGCTCGCTTGCCCTGGCGCCGCGCGTCGCGTCCGCCGAAGGCCTGTTCGATTTCTTTTTCGGCGGCGCCCAGAGGCCACAGCGCCAGGCCCCGCCGCAAGCCAATTTCTTTGCCGATCCGTTCGGCCAGAACCAGCAGCCCGCGCCGGCGCCACGTGTGGCGTCAGGCTCCGGGCCCGCCTTTTGCGTGCGCAGCTGCGACGGCAAGTATTTTCCGCTGATGCGCGGCAATACCTCGCCGGTCCAGATGTGCCAGGCGTTCTGCCCGGCAAGTCCGACCAAAGTCTTCTTCGGCAGCAGCATTGACGGCGCATCCTCGGCGACCGGCGAGCGCTATGCCGACAGCGAAAACGCCTTCGCCTATCGCAAGGCGCTGCGCGCCGACTGCACCTGCAACGGCCGCAATCCTGCAGGGTTGGCCCCGGTCGATCTCACGCTCGACAATTCGCTGCGGTCGGGCGACGTGATCGCCACCACCAGCGGGCTGGTGGCCTATTCCGGGGTACGGCTCGGCGCCGACCAGACCGCTGAATTCATACCGGTTGCTTCCTATCCCGGCCTCACCGCCGACGTCCGCGCCCGGCTCGGCGAGATCAAGGTGGCGCCGGTGACGGCGGAAATGATCGCCACATCAGCGCCGGAAGCGAGCCGCGACGTCGCGCTGCCCGCGACCTCGGTGCCGAAGACGGTTTCGACCAGAGACAAACGCGCGGAAGCGAATTAG
- the pyrE gene encoding orotate phosphoribosyltransferase, translated as MSKSASRARLAEIIRKRSFGRGEITLASGRKSDFYFNLKPTMLDPEGATLLAELTFEALKDDNLDYVGGLEMGAVPLAGAIAQLSWIKGHPIAAFFVRKKPKEHGARLAVEGLAKGESLQGKRIVIVEDVTTTGGSALKAVEAVRDAGGEIALVFTMVDREEGASETFAQAGLNFRSLYKASEFLKG; from the coding sequence TTGTCCAAATCAGCCTCCCGCGCCCGCCTCGCCGAGATCATCCGCAAGCGCTCGTTCGGGCGCGGCGAAATCACGCTGGCCTCGGGCCGCAAGAGCGATTTCTATTTCAACCTGAAGCCGACCATGCTCGATCCCGAAGGCGCGACGCTGCTGGCGGAACTGACCTTTGAGGCGCTGAAGGACGATAACCTGGATTATGTCGGTGGCCTCGAAATGGGCGCGGTGCCGCTCGCCGGCGCGATCGCGCAACTGTCCTGGATCAAGGGCCATCCGATCGCGGCGTTCTTCGTGCGCAAGAAGCCGAAGGAGCACGGCGCCCGGCTCGCGGTCGAGGGATTGGCAAAAGGCGAGAGCCTGCAAGGCAAGCGTATCGTCATCGTCGAGGACGTCACCACCACAGGCGGCTCGGCGTTGAAGGCGGTGGAAGCGGTGCGCGACGCCGGCGGCGAGATCGCGCTGGTCTTCACCATGGTCGACCGCGAGGAAGGCGCCAGCGAAACCTTCGCGCAAGCCGGCCTGAACTTCCGCTCGCTCTACAAGGCCAGTGAATTTTTGAAGGGGTGA
- a CDS encoding acyltransferase family protein, with amino-acid sequence MTTNGTSAGATRPIQSMPGRIDWVDYAKGICIVMVVMMHSVLGVEAAAGQTGFMHILVAFAKPFRMPDFFLISGLFLSVVIDRDWRTYLDRKVVHFAYFYVLWVTIQFGFKAPSFAAEAGWAHVGYLYLESFVEPFGTLWFIYLLPVFFVVTKASRKLPPALIWGVAALLEMAHISTGWTVIDEFCARFVYFYSGYLLAGLVFAWSDRARARPAWALAGLALWALVNGSLVELGFSEWPLVSLALGLAGALAIVTAGTLLARAHWLNFLRYCGEHSIVIYLAFFLPMAATRTLLLKTGLIHDIGMISLIVTVVGIAGALAIWRIALLAGANFLFERPATFWIAPKKVGPALQAAE; translated from the coding sequence ATGACCACAAACGGCACATCCGCAGGCGCAACGCGTCCCATCCAGTCAATGCCCGGCCGCATCGACTGGGTCGACTACGCCAAGGGCATCTGCATCGTCATGGTGGTCATGATGCATTCGGTGCTGGGCGTCGAGGCGGCGGCCGGCCAGACCGGCTTCATGCACATCCTGGTCGCCTTCGCCAAGCCGTTCCGGATGCCGGATTTTTTCCTGATCTCGGGCCTGTTCCTGTCGGTCGTGATCGACCGCGACTGGCGCACCTATCTCGACCGCAAGGTGGTGCACTTCGCCTATTTCTACGTGCTGTGGGTGACGATCCAGTTCGGCTTCAAGGCACCCTCCTTCGCCGCCGAGGCGGGCTGGGCCCATGTCGGCTACCTGTATCTGGAATCCTTCGTCGAACCGTTCGGGACGCTGTGGTTCATCTATTTGCTGCCGGTGTTCTTCGTCGTCACCAAGGCGAGCCGCAAACTGCCGCCGGCGCTGATCTGGGGCGTGGCGGCGCTGCTGGAGATGGCGCACATCTCGACCGGCTGGACCGTGATCGACGAGTTCTGCGCACGCTTCGTCTATTTCTATTCCGGCTACCTGTTGGCTGGCCTGGTGTTCGCATGGTCGGACCGCGCGCGGGCGCGTCCTGCATGGGCGCTCGCGGGCCTCGCGCTCTGGGCGCTGGTCAACGGCAGCCTGGTCGAATTGGGCTTCAGCGAATGGCCGCTGGTCTCGCTGGCGCTGGGGCTTGCGGGCGCTCTCGCCATCGTCACCGCGGGCACGCTGCTGGCGCGCGCGCACTGGCTGAATTTCCTGCGCTATTGCGGCGAACATTCCATCGTCATCTATCTGGCGTTCTTCCTGCCGATGGCGGCGACGCGGACGCTGCTGCTGAAGACCGGTTTGATCCACGATATCGGGATGATCTCGCTGATCGTTACCGTGGTCGGCATCGCCGGCGCGCTGGCGATCTGGCGGATCGCGCTTCTTGCCGGCGCCAACTTCCTGTTCGAGCGCCCGGCCACGTTCTGGATCGCGCCGAAAAAGGTGGGGCCAGCATTGCAGGCGGCGGAGTAG
- a CDS encoding glycogen/starch/alpha-glucan phosphorylase encodes MPGQSLPGNFPAPGQPVDELALAEIKSAILVKLTLAVGKDAGIATTRDWYKAAALALRDRIVHRWLITDKQSYDEGRKRVYYLSLEFLIGRLFTDALNNMGLLPVFETALGDLGVGLSDLRKCEPDAALGNGGLGRLAACFMESMATLAIPAIGYGIRYDFGLFRQIIANGWQQEYPDEWLSFGNPWEFQRPEVVYHVHFGGGVEHVEVKGRDRAIWHPAETVKAVAYDTPIVGWRGQHVNALRLWSARSADPLNLDVFNTGDYLGASAEEARAEAICKFLYPNDESPAGRELRLRQEYFFVSASLQDLVKRHLSSDGQLRGLATKAAVQLNDTHPSLAVAELMRILVDLHNFRWDEAWKITVATLSYTNHTLLPEALETWPVELFERMLPRHLEIIYRINVTHLALADERCPGDDDFKASVSLIDEKSGRRVRMGQLAFVGSHRINGVSAMHSDLMKETVFHDLNHLYQGRITNKTNGITFRRWLMLANPKLTELLREACGEAVLDDPSRLGLLEARASDNAFQQQFRAVKHHNKAALARLIGERLNVKIDPSALFDIQIKRIHEYKRQLLNILEAVAFYHAIKDDPQRDWVPRVKIFAGKAAASYRYAKLIIKLINDVAEIVNNDPAIGEKLKIVFLADYNVSLAKVIIPAADLSEQISTAGMEASGTGNMKLALNGALTIGTLDGANIEIRDHVGAENIAIFGMEAMDVVVRRKQGLDATDAIRRSPQLSRAINAIGCGKFSPSDPDRFESIAHALRHHDHYMVSADFDSYYECQRSIDARWQVAPAWTRASILNVARMPWFSSDRTIREYAEEIWNVPVRGAPPRTLQEPGAQRGAG; translated from the coding sequence TTGCCAGGTCAATCTCTCCCAGGAAATTTTCCGGCACCGGGCCAGCCCGTCGACGAACTCGCGCTGGCCGAGATCAAGAGCGCGATCCTCGTCAAGCTCACGCTGGCGGTAGGCAAGGACGCCGGCATCGCGACCACGCGCGACTGGTACAAGGCGGCGGCGCTGGCGCTGCGCGACCGCATCGTGCACCGCTGGCTGATCACGGACAAGCAGAGCTACGACGAAGGCCGCAAGCGGGTCTACTATCTCAGCCTGGAATTCCTGATCGGGCGGCTGTTCACCGACGCCCTGAACAATATGGGCCTGCTGCCGGTGTTCGAGACGGCGCTCGGCGATCTCGGCGTCGGACTGTCCGATTTGCGCAAATGCGAGCCGGATGCGGCGCTCGGCAATGGCGGTCTCGGACGGCTGGCGGCGTGCTTCATGGAGAGCATGGCGACGCTGGCGATCCCCGCCATCGGCTACGGCATCCGCTACGATTTCGGCCTGTTCCGCCAGATCATCGCCAACGGCTGGCAGCAGGAATATCCCGACGAATGGCTCTCTTTCGGCAATCCCTGGGAATTCCAGCGGCCAGAGGTGGTCTATCACGTGCATTTCGGCGGCGGCGTCGAACATGTCGAAGTCAAGGGCCGCGACCGCGCCATCTGGCATCCGGCGGAAACCGTCAAAGCCGTCGCCTACGATACTCCGATCGTCGGCTGGCGCGGCCAGCACGTCAACGCGCTGCGGCTGTGGTCGGCGCGCTCGGCCGATCCGCTCAATCTCGACGTCTTCAACACCGGCGACTATCTCGGCGCCAGCGCCGAGGAGGCGCGCGCCGAAGCGATCTGCAAATTCCTCTATCCGAATGACGAGAGCCCGGCGGGCCGCGAGCTGCGGCTGCGCCAGGAATATTTCTTCGTCTCCGCCTCGCTGCAGGACCTGGTCAAGCGCCATCTTTCGTCCGACGGGCAGTTGCGCGGGCTGGCGACGAAGGCCGCGGTGCAGCTCAACGACACCCATCCGAGCCTCGCCGTCGCCGAGCTGATGCGGATCCTGGTCGACCTGCACAATTTCCGCTGGGACGAGGCATGGAAGATCACGGTGGCAACGCTGTCCTACACCAACCACACGCTGCTGCCGGAGGCGCTGGAGACCTGGCCGGTCGAACTGTTCGAGCGGATGCTGCCACGCCATCTGGAAATCATCTACCGCATCAACGTCACCCATCTGGCGCTCGCCGACGAGCGCTGCCCCGGCGACGACGATTTCAAGGCCTCGGTGTCCCTGATCGACGAGAAGTCCGGCCGCAGGGTTAGGATGGGGCAACTGGCGTTCGTCGGATCGCATCGCATCAACGGCGTCTCGGCGATGCATTCGGACCTGATGAAGGAGACCGTGTTCCACGATCTCAATCATCTCTATCAGGGGCGCATCACCAACAAGACCAACGGCATCACCTTCCGCCGCTGGCTGATGCTGGCCAATCCGAAGCTGACCGAACTGTTGCGCGAGGCCTGCGGCGAGGCCGTGCTCGACGATCCCTCCCGGCTCGGACTGTTGGAGGCCCGCGCCAGCGACAACGCGTTCCAGCAGCAGTTCCGCGCCGTCAAGCATCACAACAAGGCCGCGCTGGCGCGGCTGATCGGCGAACGCCTCAATGTCAAGATCGACCCGTCGGCGCTGTTCGATATCCAGATCAAGCGCATCCACGAATACAAGCGGCAGTTGCTCAACATCCTCGAGGCCGTGGCGTTCTATCACGCAATCAAGGACGACCCGCAGCGCGACTGGGTGCCTCGGGTGAAGATTTTCGCCGGCAAGGCGGCGGCGAGCTATCGCTACGCCAAGCTGATCATCAAGCTGATCAACGACGTCGCCGAAATCGTCAACAACGACCCTGCGATCGGCGAAAAGCTCAAGATCGTGTTCCTCGCCGACTACAATGTCAGCCTCGCCAAGGTGATCATTCCCGCCGCCGACCTCTCCGAGCAGATTTCGACCGCAGGCATGGAAGCCTCCGGCACCGGCAACATGAAGCTCGCGCTGAACGGCGCGCTGACCATCGGAACGCTGGACGGCGCCAACATCGAAATCCGTGATCACGTAGGAGCGGAAAACATCGCGATCTTCGGCATGGAGGCGATGGACGTGGTGGTGCGGCGCAAGCAGGGGCTGGATGCGACCGACGCCATCCGGCGCTCGCCGCAGCTTTCGCGCGCCATCAACGCGATCGGGTGCGGCAAATTCTCGCCCAGCGACCCCGACCGGTTCGAATCGATCGCGCACGCGCTGCGCCATCACGACCACTACATGGTCAGCGCAGATTTCGACTCCTATTACGAATGTCAGCGCAGCATCGACGCGCGCTGGCAGGTGGCGCCGGCATGGACGCGGGCTTCCATCCTCAACGTGGCACGAATGCCGTGGTTCTCGTCCGACCGCACCATCCGCGAATATGCCGAGGAGATCTGGAACGTGCCGGTGCGCGGTGCCCCGCCGCGGACCCTGCAGGAACCGGGCGCGCAGCGCGGGGCCGGCTAG
- a CDS encoding LysE family translocator translates to MPDPASLLGFALVALTMVLTPGPNMIYLISRSITQGPMAGIISLGGVALGFVFYMLCAALGITALLFAVPFAYDALRLAGAAYLMWLAWQALKPNGRSPFQVRELAVDPPRKLFAMGLFTNLLNPKAAMLYLALLPQFIDPAHGSVLTQSLALGFTQIAISVSVNALIALAAGSIALFLGTRPSWLLVQRWLMGTVLAGLAVQMALETKRA, encoded by the coding sequence ATGCCCGATCCCGCCTCCCTGCTCGGCTTTGCCCTGGTTGCGCTGACCATGGTGCTGACGCCGGGGCCGAACATGATCTACCTGATCTCGCGTTCGATCACGCAGGGGCCGATGGCCGGCATCATTTCGCTCGGCGGCGTCGCACTCGGTTTCGTGTTCTACATGCTGTGCGCAGCGCTCGGCATCACCGCGCTATTGTTCGCGGTGCCGTTCGCCTATGACGCGCTGCGGCTCGCCGGCGCGGCCTATCTCATGTGGCTGGCGTGGCAGGCGCTGAAGCCGAACGGGCGCTCGCCGTTCCAGGTACGCGAACTCGCGGTCGATCCCCCGCGCAAACTATTCGCGATGGGCCTGTTCACCAACCTGCTCAATCCCAAGGCCGCGATGCTCTATCTGGCGCTGCTGCCGCAGTTCATCGATCCGGCTCACGGCAGCGTGCTGACGCAGTCGCTGGCGCTCGGCTTCACCCAGATCGCGATCAGCGTCAGCGTCAACGCGCTGATCGCACTGGCCGCTGGCTCGATCGCGCTGTTCCTCGGCACCAGGCCGAGCTGGCTTCTGGTGCAGCGCTGGCTGATGGGCACCGTGCTCGCCGGGCTGGCGGTCCAGATGGCGCTGGAGACGAAGCGGGCGTGA
- the polA gene encoding DNA polymerase I, whose protein sequence is MPKTSPKAAIKPAAVKAPAKGDHVFLVDGSSYIFRAYHALPPLNRKSDGLQVNAVLGFCNMLWKLLRDMPPDNRPTHLAIVFDKSEITFRNKLYPDYKAHRPPAPDDLIPQFALIREAVRAFDLPCLEQGGFEADDLIATYAREAGERGATTTIVSSDKDLMQLVTDKVTMYDTMKDRRIGIPEVIEKFGVPPEKVVEVQALIGDSTDNVPGVPGVGPKAAGTLISVLGSLDRILSAEKNPEIIENELKTKLAELDEQIASIAGKPIKPGSAAEVGKVLSEKFGEKDLAKDKKGNPTADTETIGRLADSGNKFCKLILEARDLSRVIGGTVSKIIANKDLAETSRQLVLLDDKVKLDVPLADLAVHEPDARKLIAFLKAMEFSTLTRRVAEYSQIDPSDVEADAKNASGASGKSAGSSPPPPRAAEGDLFGDQAPPASANGKGRASAVGKEGKPDRSNVILTPHALAAARAEAARKTPVDRNKYQTIRSLDQLNAWIARVHDVGYFAIEAKANSIDPMQAEMSGIALALAPNDACYVPLAHKASGDGDGLFAAGLAPDQIEAADALESLRPLLESQGILKIGFNIKFNAVMFAQHGITLQNHDDAQLMSYALDAGRNSHALDALSERWLGHAIISHGELTGSGKGKLAFDQVAIDRATAYSAEDADVILRLWQVLKPRLVAERMATVYETLERPLISVLARMERRGISIDRQVLSRLSADFAQTAARVEAEIQEIAGEPVNVGSPKQIGDILFGKMGLPGGTKTKTGAWSTTAQVLDDLAEQGHDLPKKILEWRQVSKLKSTYTDALPTYVHPQTHRVHTTYALAATTTGRLSSNEPNLQNIPVRTEDGRKIRRAFIASPGHKLVSADYSQIELRLLAEIADIPVLKQAFKDGLDIHAMTASEMFGVPIKDMPGEVRRRAKAINFGIIYGISAFGLANQLGIAREEASAYIKKYFERFPGIRAYMDATRDFCRSHGYVETLFGRKCHYPDIKASNASIRSFNERAAINARLQGTAADIIRRAMTRMEDALAEKKLSAQMLLQVHDELIFEVPDNEVAATLPVVQHVMQDAPFPAVVLSVPLHVDARAANNWDEAH, encoded by the coding sequence ATGCCGAAAACATCCCCCAAAGCCGCCATCAAACCCGCTGCCGTCAAGGCGCCCGCCAAGGGCGACCATGTCTTTCTGGTCGACGGCTCCTCCTATATTTTCCGTGCCTATCACGCGCTGCCGCCGCTGAACCGCAAATCCGACGGCCTGCAGGTCAATGCCGTGCTCGGCTTCTGCAACATGCTGTGGAAGCTGTTGCGCGACATGCCGCCGGACAACCGGCCGACGCATCTCGCCATCGTGTTCGACAAGTCGGAAATCACCTTCCGCAACAAGCTCTATCCCGACTACAAGGCGCACCGGCCGCCGGCGCCGGACGATCTGATCCCGCAATTCGCGCTGATCCGCGAGGCGGTGCGCGCCTTCGACCTGCCCTGCCTCGAACAGGGCGGCTTCGAGGCCGACGATCTGATCGCGACCTATGCGCGCGAGGCCGGCGAGCGCGGCGCCACCACGACCATCGTTTCCTCCGACAAGGACCTGATGCAGCTCGTCACCGACAAGGTGACCATGTACGACACCATGAAGGACCGCCGCATCGGCATTCCCGAAGTGATCGAGAAATTCGGTGTGCCGCCGGAGAAGGTGGTCGAGGTCCAGGCGCTGATTGGAGATTCCACGGATAACGTTCCAGGCGTTCCCGGCGTGGGGCCAAAAGCTGCAGGCACCTTGATAAGTGTATTGGGCTCTCTTGATCGAATTCTTTCTGCGGAGAAGAATCCTGAGATAATCGAGAATGAATTGAAGACTAAGTTGGCCGAGCTTGATGAGCAGATTGCAAGTATCGCTGGCAAGCCAATAAAGCCAGGCTCAGCGGCAGAAGTCGGAAAAGTCCTCTCAGAGAAATTTGGAGAGAAAGATCTAGCCAAGGATAAGAAGGGAAACCCTACGGCGGATACTGAGACAATTGGACGACTCGCAGATTCAGGAAACAAATTCTGCAAGTTAATTTTGGAAGCCCGCGATTTGTCGCGCGTGATCGGCGGCACTGTCTCAAAAATAATTGCAAATAAGGATCTGGCGGAGACCTCGCGGCAGCTGGTGCTGCTCGACGACAAGGTCAAGCTCGACGTGCCGCTCGCCGACCTCGCGGTGCACGAGCCCGACGCGCGCAAGCTGATCGCGTTCCTGAAGGCGATGGAGTTTTCCACCCTCACCCGCCGCGTCGCCGAATATTCACAGATCGATCCGTCGGACGTGGAAGCCGACGCGAAGAACGCCAGCGGCGCCAGCGGCAAGTCGGCCGGCTCTTCGCCGCCTCCCCCGCGCGCGGCGGAAGGCGATCTTTTCGGCGATCAAGCCCCGCCTGCTTCCGCCAACGGCAAGGGCCGCGCCTCCGCCGTCGGAAAAGAGGGCAAGCCGGATAGATCGAACGTCATCCTGACGCCCCATGCGCTCGCCGCCGCCCGCGCCGAAGCCGCGCGCAAAACGCCGGTCGATCGCAACAAGTACCAGACCATCCGCAGTCTCGATCAGCTCAATGCCTGGATCGCGCGGGTGCATGACGTCGGCTATTTCGCCATCGAGGCCAAGGCGAACTCGATCGACCCGATGCAGGCGGAGATGTCGGGCATTGCGCTGGCGCTGGCGCCGAACGACGCCTGCTATGTCCCGCTTGCCCACAAGGCCTCGGGCGACGGCGACGGTCTGTTCGCCGCCGGCCTTGCGCCCGACCAGATCGAGGCGGCCGACGCGCTGGAGTCGCTGCGGCCGCTGCTGGAATCCCAGGGCATCCTGAAGATCGGCTTCAACATCAAGTTCAACGCGGTGATGTTCGCGCAACACGGCATCACCCTGCAGAATCACGACGACGCGCAACTGATGTCCTATGCGCTTGATGCCGGGCGCAATTCGCATGCGCTCGATGCGCTGTCCGAACGCTGGCTCGGCCACGCCATCATCAGCCACGGCGAACTCACGGGCAGCGGCAAGGGCAAGCTCGCCTTCGATCAGGTCGCGATCGACAGGGCAACCGCTTATTCGGCCGAGGATGCCGACGTGATCTTACGGCTATGGCAGGTACTGAAGCCGCGCCTGGTCGCCGAGCGCATGGCCACCGTCTACGAGACGCTGGAACGGCCGCTGATCTCGGTGCTGGCGCGGATGGAGCGGCGCGGCATCTCGATCGACCGCCAGGTACTCTCGAGGCTGTCGGCCGATTTCGCCCAGACCGCGGCGCGGGTCGAGGCCGAAATCCAGGAAATCGCCGGCGAGCCGGTCAATGTCGGCAGCCCCAAACAGATCGGCGACATCCTGTTCGGCAAGATGGGCCTTCCCGGCGGCACCAAGACCAAGACCGGGGCGTGGTCGACGACGGCGCAGGTGCTCGACGATCTCGCCGAGCAGGGCCACGATTTGCCGAAGAAGATTCTCGAGTGGCGGCAGGTCTCGAAACTGAAATCGACCTATACCGACGCGCTGCCGACTTACGTGCACCCGCAGACCCATCGCGTCCACACCACTTACGCGCTGGCGGCGACCACGACGGGGCGGCTGTCGTCGAACGAGCCGAACCTGCAGAACATTCCGGTGCGTACCGAGGACGGCCGCAAGATCCGCCGCGCCTTCATTGCTTCCCCCGGCCACAAGCTGGTGTCTGCGGATTATTCGCAGATCGAGCTGCGGCTGCTCGCCGAGATCGCCGATATCCCGGTGCTGAAACAGGCATTCAAGGACGGGCTCGACATTCACGCCATGACCGCCTCGGAAATGTTCGGCGTGCCGATCAAGGACATGCCGGGCGAGGTGCGCCGCCGGGCCAAGGCGATCAATTTCGGCATCATCTACGGCATCTCGGCGTTCGGGCTCGCCAACCAGCTCGGCATCGCCCGCGAGGAAGCCTCCGCCTACATCAAGAAATATTTCGAGCGCTTTCCGGGCATCCGCGCCTACATGGACGCGACGCGGGATTTCTGCCGCAGCCACGGCTATGTCGAAACGCTGTTCGGCCGGAAGTGCCATTACCCCGACATCAAGGCTTCCAACGCCTCGATCCGCTCGTTCAACGAACGCGCCGCGATCAACGCGCGGCTGCAGGGCACCGCCGCCGACATCATCCGCCGCGCCATGACGCGGATGGAGGATGCGCTGGCCGAGAAGAAGCTCTCGGCGCAGATGCTGCTGCAGGTCCACGACGAGTTGATCTTCGAGGTGCCCGACAACGAGGTCGCCGCGACCTTGCCGGTGGTGCAGCACGTCATGCAGGACGCGCCATTCCCCGCGGTGGTGCTGTCGGTGCCGCTGCATGTCGATGCGCGGGCGGCGAACAATTGGGACGAGGCGCATTGA